In Bacteroidota bacterium, the sequence TTTTCGATAACTGGAAGGATGCGTTAAAATGGCAGCGGCTAGAACCGTATGAAAAATTTGCCAAGATGATTGAACGACATTGGGAAGGTATTGCTGCATATAGCAGAACGGAAAACAAAGTCTCTTTAGGTTTTGTCGAGGGACTGAATAATAAAATTAGAGTAATACAAAGAAGGGCTTACGGTTTAAGAGATGAAGAGTATTTGCGTTTGAAAATTCTTACTTGCATGCTCAAGGAGATATAAAATGACCCACTCGAGTACGCGAAGACCCTAAAATTAAAACTTACTGTTTTGAGGAAATTACTAACTCAGCACATTTAAACCCGCTTTGAATTGCTCCCTCGATTGTTGCGGGTAAGCCGGTGTTCGTCCAATCGCCGGCTAAATAAAAATTCTTTATCGGCGTTGTGGGATTCGGCCGGATGCTCTCAACCTCGTTAGTGGCTGAATAAGTAGCTCGTTTTTCTTTTATGACAATCGCATTTGTGAGCTGTGCATTCCGACAATCAGGAAATACTTCCTTTAATTCTCCGACAGCCATTTTTACTAACTCATCTTTTGTTAATTTAATTTCATCTCTTGCTGCGCTGATAACCGCCGAGATATAATTTTCCGGCTTTGTGGTATCCTCACTTATCCTGCGTCTGTTAAAAATCCATTGCAGATTTCGATTTATCAATCCAACAAACTCAATGTCAATCACATTTTTATCGAACCACAAATTAATAGAAACTATCGGCGACGATTCAAATAAATTTAGCTCATTGAACATAATATGATTCAAATAATTTTTCGGAATTAGTTGAGCTACATTGTAATACGGCACCGAACTGATGATATATTTCGACTTTATCTTTTTAACAGCCTCTACCCCAACTGCTGCCCCATCTGAAACGATGATTGATTTTACTTTCGCATTCGTTATCACTTCCGATTTATTTTTCTTCAACAACTCAACAGCTTGTTCTACATATAGTTTTGTTTGTCCTACAGTTGGAATTAAAACATCGGCATCAATCTTTTTATCTAAAAATGTATTCCTCAAGGAACGTGCAAATAATAAAGCCGAAGCCCTGCTGGGTGTTTCGTTCATTACTGAAATTACAATCGGATTCCAAAAGCTTCGTTTGGCTTCATCGCTTTGGTTCAAACTATCGAGCCACGAATCGACAGATAACTGAGAAAGTTTTCTCTCAAACTTCTCGTTCCATCGCTTTAATTCTAACCCAACCCTTAACAATTTATTCCTTTCGCGGAATGAGAGTATTTTGTAATTCAACATCGCGGCAGTAATATCGAACGGCTTGGGGAGATTTGATATCTCGAAAATATGCAAACCTTTTTGCTGATGGTGAAAATATAAGCGGGGTTTACTTTGTCGCTTCAGGAAATGCTTCGTCCCGATTAATTCCAAATATTTTAATGTTTTGTGATAAGCACCTACAAGTATATGCTGTCCGTTATCTACTTCATCTCCAGTTTTGGAGTCAGTAAACGAGTAAGTCCGCCCGCCTAATATGGATTTCTGTTCAAGTAAAACGACTTTAGCACCGGATAGCGAAAGTTTTATTGCAGCAGCCAAACCGCTTAATCCCCCTCCGATTACGATTACATCGGCTGTCATACAGTTTTCAGCAGGCGAAGTTTAACCCAATATTTGATGGCGATCATAAGTTGTAAATACCGGGGCAACTTTAAACTCTTTTTGTAAACATTATAACGATTTGCTTTGATTCGAAGAAGAGTATGATAATAAATCCGTTCCATAATTTTGGGTGCGAATAAAAATCGTTTATCTTCTTGTTTCAACGAGTTCTGTGCTGCGCTATAAAACTCTTCAGCGCGTTTTGTTTCAAACTCCATTAGGTTGATAAAGTTCGAATTGTAATCGTTATTTAAAATATTTTCTTCAGTGTATCCGAAACGTTTTAAGTCCTCTTGTGGAATATAAATCCGGTTTATCTTTGCATCGGCTTTAATATCGCGAAGAATGTTTGTAAGCTGTAAAGCGATTCCCAAATTTTCAGCATACTTTTCCACCCGCTCGTTAGTAGGTCCGAATATTTTTATACTCATCAAACCAACAGTCGAGGCTACTAAATAACAGTATTTTTTTAATTGCCCAAAATTCTCAATACGTGTTTGGGTTAAATCCATTTCAACACCTTGAATAAGTTCATAAAAATGTTGAGTAGGTATATTAAACTTTTTTGTAACTTCAGCGAGTTGATTAAGGATAGCGAACCGGGATTCGCCTCTTAACGCTTTACCGAGTTCGATTCGCCACTTGCGTAAAAATATTGTTTTTTTATCTCTATCCGCTTCGCTATCAACTATATCATCGGTAGTGCGGCAAAAAGCATAAACAGTATTGAGTGCGTTACGTTGGTCTTTAGGAAGAAACGAAAAAGAATATAAGAAACTCGATTGGCTCCCTCGTGTAATAATCGCCGTTAAGTCAGATCCCACAAACTCCTCCTCCTGTATTTTGATATATCGTTATAAAACAATCCTCTTAAAAATATCACCACTTTATTTAATGAACTTAATTTAACATGCTTTGAAAACATGTTATATTTTCTTTTTTCTATTTTATTGAGTATCGATATTCCACCGAACCAAACTAATTTCAATTCTAATTGTAAATCTTTATCAACTAGAAGCGGGAGTTGCGCCCCTTCGTAAAAAAGTGATCGTGTTCTTTCGATTTGGTGTTTCATTAATTTTTTATACGCATCGTTATAAATGTGTTTTGTCAGTTCGTTCGTACTATATCCGAAACTGTGAATCTCGTCTTCTGGAATATAAATCCTATTTTTTTGTAAATCAACCTTTACATCCTGATAAAAATTTGTTAGTTGTAGAGCGGTGCATATTTTATCCGACAGCTTAAAATAATCTTCATCTTTATAACCAAAAATCATCAATACTAACCTTCCCACCGGATTAGCTGAATATTTGCAATAATCCAACAGTTCATTAAAATTCTTGTAACTATTTTTTTGAACATCCTGCTTGAAAGCTTTCAACAAATCGGATAACGGTTCAATTGGGATTGATAATTTAGAAACAGTTTCGTGCAGTGCAATAAAAATCGGATGTTCTGCTTTGCCTTGGTAGCATTCTTTTAATTGAAGCTCCCACTCATCTAATTTTTGCAATCGTGTATGCGAATCGAGTGAATCCTCATCGGCGAAATCGTCGGCAGTGCGAGCAAAAGCATAGATACTTTGTATGTATGGTCTTTTTTCGGCTGGTAGAAAAAGTGAAGCAACAGGGAAGTTCTCGTAATGCTTTAGAGTAACATCAGCGACATAAGCGAACGCTTCGTCGGCTGAATAACTGGTTTTGATTCTATTTTTTGTCATAATGTATGTCAAACATAAGAAACTTAATGAAGAAAGGCAATTCCGAATCCTTGCATTTTTAATGGAATATTTCTATATTTTGAGCGTAAAAATGGCGGGATAGCTCAGCTGGTTAGAGCGTCGGAATCATAATCCGTAGGTCGTGGGTTCGAATCCCTCTCCCGCTACTGATTCATAAATTGCCTTTCAGTCGCTTTGAATTTCAGAAGGAGGCTGAGAGGGTTTTTTTTAAACATAGTCTTGAATCTTTTAAAATCATGCAATCAAATAGTCCATTCATAGAATCGATGAACCAATTCATCCTCGCAAATCAATTAATGCGGCAGGGAGAAAAGATTATCCTGGCTGTAAGCGGTGGTATCGATTCAACAGTTCTTTTAGATACTCTCTACAAACTAAAAGACAGGTGGAAATTATCATTAGCTCTGATACATCTCAACCATCAATTGCGAGGGAGAGAATCGGATGAGGATGAAGATTTTGTTCGCCAGATAGGCAAGAATTATGGAATCGACTGTTACATCGAGAGGGTAAATACTACATTGGTTGCTGAAAGTAAGAAGCTCTCGCTTCAAGAGGCTGCCCGCAATTTACGATATAATTTTTTTTCTAAGGTTCGCGCTTCAAGCGGTTTTTCAAAAATCGCTGTTGGGCATAACGCCGACGACAATGCAGAAACGATGTTGATTAATATTTTCCGAGGCGCTGGTGTTCATGGATTAACCGGTATTCCGGTTTCACGCGCAGATAACGGTGTAATACGTCCACTGCTCTTCGCATCTCGATTGGATATTGAAACTTACGCTTTAGAAAACCGAATTCCTTACCGCGTCGATTCTTCAAATTTAAAAACCGATTATTTGAGAAATTTTATCCGGCTCAAGCTGCTACCGACGATACGCGAAAATATTAATCCGAACATTTCAGCTACTTTAGGAAGAACGGGAATTCTATTTTCGGAGCTTGAAGATTTTTTAACTGAAGAAGTGCGCCGCCAACTCCCCGAAATTATTAGTCAGAAGTTGGAAGATGAAGAAATTGTTATTGACTTGGATAAACTCCACAGCAAACCCGAGTTCATTCAAGAACATTTCTTGAATAAAATTGCAAAAGATTTTACTCAAGGTGAAATAAGTTTTACTACAGTTCGTGCGATACATAAAACAACAAAATCGGAAACCGGGACAGCTTGTTCAATAAAATCGGATATTGTTTTCTACAAAGATAGAAACAGAGGCGTTTTCAAACATATAAGACAACCTAAACCGTTCAGACATGAAATTCAGATAAACAACAGCTATGATTTAGATAAATATTACTTTTCATCAGAGTTTGTTGATGAAGCAATATTCGATACAAATTCTGCTATCGAATTTATTGATGCCGATTTATCCGGAGAAAAATTGATTTTGAGGAATTGGCGCGATGGCGATTGGTTTCTTCCTTTTGGAATGCAGGGAAAGAAAAAAATAAGCGATTTTTTTATCGACGAAAAAATTCCGATATTTAACAAGAATTCAATTCCAATCCTCGAATCTGATGGCGAGATTGTATGGGTCTGTGGTTTGCGATTAGATGATAGATTTAAAATAACAGATTCATCAAAGAGAATATTAAAACTTACATTCAATATTAAAAACTAACCAAATATGAAAAAAGAATTTACAATCAACAACGACCGGTTTAAGTTGTTTATTTCGGAAGCAAGACTGAAGAAGAGAATATCGCAGCTCGCTAAGAAAATAAGTAAAGACTATAAAGGCAGCATTCCAATTTTTATAGGTGTTTTAAATGGGTCGTTTATCTTCTTCTCCGACTTGGTCCGCCAGCTTAGCATTGATTGTGAAGTCGATTTTCTGAAACTATCCAGCTACGGTGATGCTAAGATAAGTTCAGGGAATATAAAAATGTTAAAGGAATTGAACTGTCAGATTGAAGGCAGAGATATAATTATCGTCGAGGATATTGTAGATTCCGGTTTATCTATCGACTTTATTAAAAATTTAATTCATAAACAAAACCCAAAGACACTGAAAGTCGTAACGCTGTTGCTAAAAAAGGATGTTGCAAGAATAAATTTTTCAATCGATTATGTAGGCTTTAAAATACCTACATACTTCGTGGTTGGTTACGGACTCGATTATGCACAACGGATCAGACACTTACGAGCAATCTATAAATTAGCAGAAAACAAATAATATGGAATACAAAAATCCAAAAAAACAAAATAAATTAAAACCCGGTAAAAATCCTAAAAGTGGAGATGATTTTAATTGGGATAAATTAGGCCGCGTGATGCTAACTTGGTTAGGGATACTTGTAACTATCTTCTTCATCATGGCTATCGCCAAAACCACAGGAACCAAAGAATTCGAGCTCGCTTATCCCGATTATTTAGAACTTTTAAGGCAGAGGGAAATTAAAGAAGCATCCCTTAATAAATCGGATTATGGCCATTATACCTTGCACGGTGTCCTTAAAAGGGAGAGGTCTCTAAAACTCGCAGATGGTAAACACGCATTGGTACTAAATTTCTGGACTAATCTTCCTTATCTTGAAAAAGAAACGATCGATTCATTGAATGCTTCCGGTATCGCGTATAAGATAGAGCGGGACGATAGTACATGGACGAATGCTTTGATAACCATACTACCTTGGATTCTGATATTGGGTGTTTGGTTATTTTTTATGAAGCGAATGCAAGGAGGAGGAGGAACGAAAGGTATTTTTTCGTTCGGTAAAAGTAAAGCTAAGATGCTAACGAGCGAACAGCAACGCTTCACATTTCAAGATGTAGCCGGTGCTGACGAAGCTAAAGTTGAACTGCAGGAAGTAATTGAATTTTTAAAAGAACCTGCCAAGTTTCAAAAGTTAGGAGGTAAAATTCCGCGAGGTGTTTTACTGCTTGGACCTCCAGGCACGGGAAAAACTTTATTAGCACGCGCAGTTGCCGGCGAAGCTGGTGTTCCGTTCTTTACAATTTCAGGTGCCGATTTCGTGGAAATGTTCGTAGGTGTAGGCGCAAGCCGAGTGCGAGATTTGTTTGAAACGGGCAAAAAAAGCGCACCTTGTATAATATTTATAGATGAAATTGATGCGGTCGGGCGTCATCGCGGAGCCGGATTAGGTGGTGGACACGACGAACGCGAACAAACATTAAATGCTCTACTCGTCGAGATGGATGGGTTCGAGCAAAACAGCGGTGTTATTATTATAGCTGCTACTAACAGACCCGATGTTCTTGATCCTGCTTTGATGCGACCCGGACGATTCGATCGATTAGTTGTAGTTGATCGACCTGACGTGAAGGGACGTGAAGGAATTTTAAAAGTCCATACACGAAAAATTCCCTTAGCCGAAGATGTTCACCTCGATGTGCTGGCGAAAGGAACGCCCGGACTTGCAGGTGCAGAGTTAGCAAATCTTGTTAACGAAGCTGCATTATTAGCTGCCCGGCAAAATTCACAATCTGTTACCATGCGTCACTTCGAAGAAGCAAAAGATAAAGTGATGATGGGAACTGAACGTAAAAGCATGATAATCAGCGATACTGAGAAAAAAATAACTGCTTACCACGAGTCAGGACACGTGTTGGTTGCGAAGATGATACCCGAAGCCGACCCTGTGCATAAAGTAACAATAATTCCACGTGGAAGAGCTTTAGGTTTAACTACATATCTTCCTATAGATGAAAAACATACATATTCCAAAGATTATTTGATGGCTATGATTACTTATGCACTTGGTGGACGAGCAGCAGAAAAAATTGTATTCGATAAATTAACTACCGGGGCTGGCAATGACATCGAACGAGCTACTGCTCTCAGTCGAAAGATGGTATGCGAATGGGGTATGAGCGACGTGTTAGGACCTCTGAATTATGGACAGAAAGAAGAAGAAATATTTCTCGGACGTGAAATGACGAGGTCGAGAAATTATTCTGAAGCCACGGCAGTAGCAATTGATCAAGAAATTAAAAAAATAGTTGATACTTGTATGCAACGCTCTGATGAACTCATCAATGCGAATATTGATAAGCTACACGTAATAGCAGCAGCTTTGCTTGAGCGCGAAATTTTAGACGGGAATGAAATCGATATTTTGATTCGTGGTGATTTTTTGCCCCCTGTCGAAAACAACCACACTGCAGAAAAAACTCAGGATGCAACTCCGCCACAAAATGCTGAGTCCGTCGATAAAAAATAGATGTTCGAAAATATTCAAAATATCGAAAAGAATTATAAGATAGAATTTATACGGAAAAGCATTCATTTTTGCTCTCTTTCGATCCCTGTTGTTTATTTTTTCATAGATAAAATAACAACGCTGAACATATTGATTCCAATTACAGCATTGTTTGTGGTATTCGATTTAGCGAGATATTATTACCAGCCGGCTGCAAAACTGTTTTATAAATTTTTCGGCTGGCTGCTCCGCGATTACGAAATAGACAATAAACGAAAACGACTTAATGGCGCTTCGAATATTTTAATTTCTGCAATAATTTGTGTAATTATTTTCCCGAAAATTATTACCGTTACTGCTTTCTCGGTTTTAATAATTTCTGATTCTTTAGCCGCCTTAATCGGAAGACGGTTCGGGAAGCGAAAGTTTTTCAAGAAAAGTCTTGAAGGAAGTTTGGCTTTTATCGGCGGTGGTTTAATTGTAATTTTCTTAACACCAAAAGTCGATTATTTTTACGCTGAATATTTAATAGCAGCATTTGCAGTAATAGTTGCAGCTTTTTTTGAAGCAGCTTCCACAGTTCTCGATGATAACTTCACAGTTCCAATAAGCATCGGCTTTGTAATGTGGCTGCTCTATTTACTATTCTTACCAACATTAAACCTCTATATAATTGGATAATCTATGAAAGTATATTTATCGGGCGGTATGGAATACGCCGACGGCGAAGGATTTCAGTGGAGGCAAGAACTCCAAACCTGGATTGAACAAAACCTCGAGCACGAATGTTTTAATCCCAATCATGAAAGTAATATTTTTTTCGAGAAGCACTATCCTTCAGTAAATTTCCGGGAATTAAAAATACAAGATATCGACCTATACAAAACTATAGCTACAAAATTAGTTGAAATCGACAGCGATGAAATTGCCAAGAACACAGATTATTTAATCTGCTATTGGGATAACGGAGCCGCAAAAGGTGCGGGAACGAAAGGCGAATTAACGATGGCGAAGTTTTTTGGGAAACCTGTTTATTTAGTTACTAGTTTTCCCTTGTCAGACATTCCGGGCTGGGTTTTAGGCTGCACTACAAAATTTTTTAAAAGTTTTGATGAATTGAGAACCTACCTCTCGAAAATGTATATTACTAAATAACCACAAATATTTTTAGAACCTTTGAAGCATTAAAAAAATATGATGCACAATTTTACTGTTAAGGACCACGCAACACCGTGAACGATGATGCTGACCGAACAAAGCATCGTTTACGATGCAAACTATGCCGAGACCGATTCATCGGTCTTTTTTTATCAGCGTGAGGCTGTCTAAAAAGTCTTTGTGTGCCTAAGTGTTCTTAGTACCTTAGTGTTGATGCTCTTATTTTTGAATCATAATCAAAGGATTCTTACCACTAAGTCACCGAGTTCACTAAGAAACACTAAGAAATATTTACTTTTTAGACAGCCTCATGCGAGATTTTCGCGAACTTTTGGAAAGCCCGCTCGACTAACCAGCCCTACATCTATCTGGCG encodes:
- a CDS encoding transposase, whose product is MFGTALTGNDRSYIKGQKYTLLSNSENLTLDGRKSLKKLLKVNKRINTAYLLKESFGQLWSYQTEGWARRFFDNWKDALKWQRLEPYEKFAKMIERHWEGIAAYSRTENKVSLGFVEGLNNKIRVIQRRAYGLRDEEYLRLKILTCMLKEI
- the hpnE gene encoding hydroxysqualene dehydroxylase HpnE; protein product: MTADVIVIGGGLSGLAAAIKLSLSGAKVVLLEQKSILGGRTYSFTDSKTGDEVDNGQHILVGAYHKTLKYLELIGTKHFLKRQSKPRLYFHHQQKGLHIFEISNLPKPFDITAAMLNYKILSFRERNKLLRVGLELKRWNEKFERKLSQLSVDSWLDSLNQSDEAKRSFWNPIVISVMNETPSRASALLFARSLRNTFLDKKIDADVLIPTVGQTKLYVEQAVELLKKNKSEVITNAKVKSIIVSDGAAVGVEAVKKIKSKYIISSVPYYNVAQLIPKNYLNHIMFNELNLFESSPIVSINLWFDKNVIDIEFVGLINRNLQWIFNRRRISEDTTKPENYISAVISAARDEIKLTKDELVKMAVGELKEVFPDCRNAQLTNAIVIKEKRATYSATNEVESIRPNPTTPIKNFYLAGDWTNTGLPATIEGAIQSGFKCAELVISSKQ
- the hpnD gene encoding presqualene diphosphate synthase HpnD, with translation MGSDLTAIITRGSQSSFLYSFSFLPKDQRNALNTVYAFCRTTDDIVDSEADRDKKTIFLRKWRIELGKALRGESRFAILNQLAEVTKKFNIPTQHFYELIQGVEMDLTQTRIENFGQLKKYCYLVASTVGLMSIKIFGPTNERVEKYAENLGIALQLTNILRDIKADAKINRIYIPQEDLKRFGYTEENILNNDYNSNFINLMEFETKRAEEFYSAAQNSLKQEDKRFLFAPKIMERIYYHTLLRIKANRYNVYKKSLKLPRYLQLMIAIKYWVKLRLLKTV
- the hpnC gene encoding squalene synthase HpnC, translated to MTKNRIKTSYSADEAFAYVADVTLKHYENFPVASLFLPAEKRPYIQSIYAFARTADDFADEDSLDSHTRLQKLDEWELQLKECYQGKAEHPIFIALHETVSKLSIPIEPLSDLLKAFKQDVQKNSYKNFNELLDYCKYSANPVGRLVLMIFGYKDEDYFKLSDKICTALQLTNFYQDVKVDLQKNRIYIPEDEIHSFGYSTNELTKHIYNDAYKKLMKHQIERTRSLFYEGAQLPLLVDKDLQLELKLVWFGGISILNKIEKRKYNMFSKHVKLSSLNKVVIFLRGLFYNDISKYRRRSLWDLT
- the tilS gene encoding tRNA lysidine(34) synthetase TilS; this encodes MQSNSPFIESMNQFILANQLMRQGEKIILAVSGGIDSTVLLDTLYKLKDRWKLSLALIHLNHQLRGRESDEDEDFVRQIGKNYGIDCYIERVNTTLVAESKKLSLQEAARNLRYNFFSKVRASSGFSKIAVGHNADDNAETMLINIFRGAGVHGLTGIPVSRADNGVIRPLLFASRLDIETYALENRIPYRVDSSNLKTDYLRNFIRLKLLPTIRENINPNISATLGRTGILFSELEDFLTEEVRRQLPEIISQKLEDEEIVIDLDKLHSKPEFIQEHFLNKIAKDFTQGEISFTTVRAIHKTTKSETGTACSIKSDIVFYKDRNRGVFKHIRQPKPFRHEIQINNSYDLDKYYFSSEFVDEAIFDTNSAIEFIDADLSGEKLILRNWRDGDWFLPFGMQGKKKISDFFIDEKIPIFNKNSIPILESDGEIVWVCGLRLDDRFKITDSSKRILKLTFNIKN
- the hpt gene encoding hypoxanthine phosphoribosyltransferase — its product is MKKEFTINNDRFKLFISEARLKKRISQLAKKISKDYKGSIPIFIGVLNGSFIFFSDLVRQLSIDCEVDFLKLSSYGDAKISSGNIKMLKELNCQIEGRDIIIVEDIVDSGLSIDFIKNLIHKQNPKTLKVVTLLLKKDVARINFSIDYVGFKIPTYFVVGYGLDYAQRIRHLRAIYKLAENK
- the ftsH gene encoding ATP-dependent zinc metalloprotease FtsH — protein: MEYKNPKKQNKLKPGKNPKSGDDFNWDKLGRVMLTWLGILVTIFFIMAIAKTTGTKEFELAYPDYLELLRQREIKEASLNKSDYGHYTLHGVLKRERSLKLADGKHALVLNFWTNLPYLEKETIDSLNASGIAYKIERDDSTWTNALITILPWILILGVWLFFMKRMQGGGGTKGIFSFGKSKAKMLTSEQQRFTFQDVAGADEAKVELQEVIEFLKEPAKFQKLGGKIPRGVLLLGPPGTGKTLLARAVAGEAGVPFFTISGADFVEMFVGVGASRVRDLFETGKKSAPCIIFIDEIDAVGRHRGAGLGGGHDEREQTLNALLVEMDGFEQNSGVIIIAATNRPDVLDPALMRPGRFDRLVVVDRPDVKGREGILKVHTRKIPLAEDVHLDVLAKGTPGLAGAELANLVNEAALLAARQNSQSVTMRHFEEAKDKVMMGTERKSMIISDTEKKITAYHESGHVLVAKMIPEADPVHKVTIIPRGRALGLTTYLPIDEKHTYSKDYLMAMITYALGGRAAEKIVFDKLTTGAGNDIERATALSRKMVCEWGMSDVLGPLNYGQKEEEIFLGREMTRSRNYSEATAVAIDQEIKKIVDTCMQRSDELINANIDKLHVIAAALLEREILDGNEIDILIRGDFLPPVENNHTAEKTQDATPPQNAESVDKK
- a CDS encoding SEC59/DGK1/VTE5 family protein, encoding MFENIQNIEKNYKIEFIRKSIHFCSLSIPVVYFFIDKITTLNILIPITALFVVFDLARYYYQPAAKLFYKFFGWLLRDYEIDNKRKRLNGASNILISAIICVIIFPKIITVTAFSVLIISDSLAALIGRRFGKRKFFKKSLEGSLAFIGGGLIVIFLTPKVDYFYAEYLIAAFAVIVAAFFEAASTVLDDNFTVPISIGFVMWLLYLLFLPTLNLYIIG